A single Paenibacillus kribbensis DNA region contains:
- a CDS encoding FadR/GntR family transcriptional regulator, with product MLIPSPLRFEKVSAKKVSDFIREQLEEAIILKELLSEEQLPTERELAEIFNASRITVREALSQLESKGLIEKRVGAKGGTFVLPVTANSHKRTRAEIAQDWEHMLKVFEYRMIVEPEAAFLAAARITADELDLLQHYLDQSIEADCTREWFRALDVKFHLAIAKASGNPLCEAAVRQIRTQINPALDLMPYDNQIRTVNYDVHTEILSALRARDAEKSREIMRHHIGHSADAIYARLVAKG from the coding sequence ATGTTAATCCCATCTCCTCTGCGCTTTGAGAAAGTATCAGCTAAAAAAGTGAGTGATTTTATTAGAGAGCAGCTGGAAGAGGCTATTATTCTAAAAGAGTTGCTTAGCGAGGAGCAGCTGCCAACAGAGCGGGAACTCGCAGAGATATTTAATGCCAGCAGAATTACAGTTCGTGAGGCATTATCTCAATTGGAGTCCAAGGGACTCATTGAAAAGAGAGTAGGTGCCAAGGGAGGGACGTTTGTTCTTCCGGTGACAGCAAATTCTCATAAACGTACCCGGGCAGAAATCGCACAAGATTGGGAGCATATGCTGAAGGTCTTTGAATATCGGATGATTGTGGAGCCTGAGGCTGCTTTTTTAGCGGCTGCGCGGATCACTGCGGATGAACTGGACTTGCTTCAGCATTATCTGGATCAGAGTATTGAAGCAGATTGTACCCGAGAATGGTTTCGGGCCCTGGACGTCAAGTTCCATTTAGCCATTGCCAAGGCATCGGGTAATCCACTTTGTGAAGCCGCTGTTAGGCAGATTCGGACTCAAATTAACCCGGCGCTGGATCTCATGCCCTATGATAACCAGATTCGGACGGTGAACTACGATGTCCATACGGAAATCCTGAGTGCACTTCGGGCACGGGATGCTGAGAAGTCGCGGGAAATAATGAGACATCATATTGGACATTCCGCTGATGCCATTTATGCAAGATTGGTTGCAAAAGGCTAG
- a CDS encoding M20 metallopeptidase family protein, producing MNGECTSIHELLALSRPLQEQLITWRRDFHRHPETGYEEIRTSGIVAEHLQSLGLEVTTQVGKTGVVGLLRGKSPGPTIGLRADMDALPIQDEKTAPYRSQIPGKAHLCGHDAHTAILMGTAQLLATLERPERGHIKFVFQPAEEGLAGAKAMIDDGVLDNPKVDAMAGLHMFPGLRTGTLGVSKGVAFASADGLTIKILGKGGHAARPHEGIDAIAVSAQVIAALQNIPSRLVDPLEPIVITIGKISGGYMGAAIAPEVEMIGTVRTLSAELRSRMPELIEQVVRGVCESFGAGYELNYQHGYPVVQNDPDMVDLMTETSELLFGSREWEYIKPSTGGEDFAFYCEQVPGVFFRLGSGRGDEETSYPLHHPKFDLDESVLPYGVAMMSAIALNFLKKQ from the coding sequence ATGAATGGTGAATGCACGAGCATACATGAGCTCTTGGCTTTATCAAGACCGCTTCAAGAGCAATTGATTACATGGCGCAGGGATTTTCATCGCCATCCTGAAACGGGATATGAAGAGATTCGCACGTCCGGTATTGTAGCTGAGCACTTGCAAAGTCTGGGGTTGGAGGTAACCACACAGGTAGGTAAAACCGGGGTTGTGGGGCTGTTGCGTGGAAAAAGCCCGGGGCCTACCATCGGTCTCAGGGCAGATATGGATGCTTTACCGATTCAGGATGAAAAAACGGCTCCCTATCGTTCGCAGATTCCGGGAAAGGCACATTTATGCGGACATGATGCCCATACTGCGATACTGATGGGAACCGCGCAGTTACTGGCTACTTTGGAGAGACCTGAACGAGGCCATATCAAATTTGTCTTTCAACCGGCAGAAGAAGGTTTGGCCGGAGCCAAGGCCATGATAGATGACGGTGTGCTGGACAATCCCAAAGTAGATGCCATGGCAGGACTACATATGTTCCCGGGTCTGAGGACAGGAACACTTGGGGTCAGCAAAGGGGTAGCTTTTGCATCAGCAGATGGCTTAACCATTAAAATTTTAGGCAAAGGTGGTCATGCCGCCCGTCCGCATGAGGGGATAGACGCGATTGCCGTGTCGGCGCAGGTGATTGCTGCCCTGCAAAATATACCCAGCCGTCTGGTTGACCCGCTTGAGCCCATTGTCATTACGATTGGCAAAATTAGTGGCGGCTACATGGGGGCTGCCATTGCACCGGAAGTAGAAATGATCGGCACCGTTCGAACTCTATCTGCGGAGCTGCGCAGCCGAATGCCTGAACTGATCGAGCAGGTGGTCCGTGGGGTGTGTGAATCGTTTGGGGCCGGATATGAATTAAATTATCAGCATGGCTACCCGGTTGTGCAGAACGACCCGGATATGGTCGACCTGATGACAGAAACGAGTGAGCTGCTGTTTGGCTCCAGAGAGTGGGAATACATCAAACCGTCAACAGGCGGGGAGGATTTCGCTTTTTATTGTGAGCAGGTTCCCGGCGTGTTCTTCCGGCTGGGGTCCGGGAGAGGAGATGAGGAAACAAGCTATCCATTACATCATCCCAAGTTTGATTTGGACGAATCGGTACTGCCTTATGGCGTAGCCATGATGTCGGCTATAGCGCTGAATTTTTTGAAGAAGCAATAA
- a CDS encoding H-type small acid-soluble spore protein — MNVQRAREIASSPIMANVLCEGQPIYIQHVNEQSETARIYALNHPEEEREVPLYTLTERDQSLE; from the coding sequence ATGAATGTTCAAAGAGCACGAGAAATAGCATCCTCTCCCATAATGGCGAATGTACTGTGTGAGGGGCAACCCATTTACATTCAGCATGTGAACGAGCAGAGTGAGACGGCACGCATCTATGCGCTGAATCATCCGGAGGAGGAGCGGGAAGTACCTTTGTACACATTAACAGAGCGAGATCAGAGCCTGGAATAA
- a CDS encoding macrolide family glycosyltransferase, protein MLHILMVNFPAEGHVNPTLGITQAFAARGDQVHYITTEKYKDRLQAVGATVHLHPDLIRTASIDTSTPAGLNAFMNIHIQTSMDILAITKQLSESIDFDFVFYDRFGAGELVRDYLNIPGISSSPSFLISNHQMAVNLFRPDAKIPFQPSEQVTTSLHFMKEKFGVAPKEMVQFMNNSGALNVVYTSKYFQPRGEQFGDEHLFIGPSFPERKGANSFPLDRLQGKKVLYISMGTVLDHTEDFFNTCIEAFSDFEGIVVIAAGEKADFTKINPAPEHFIISPYVPQLEVLRHTDVFITHGGMNSVNEGIHFNVPLVVLPQDKDQPMVAQRLTELQAGYRITRDRIHVQSLREAVHEVMSNAAYKEGVQKINDSFQQSGGTEEALAKIDAYLQKELA, encoded by the coding sequence ATGCTGCACATATTAATGGTTAACTTTCCGGCAGAAGGGCATGTGAATCCTACGCTCGGGATTACGCAAGCCTTTGCAGCACGTGGGGATCAGGTGCATTACATTACAACTGAGAAATACAAGGACAGACTCCAAGCAGTTGGAGCAACGGTTCACCTGCATCCCGATCTGATCAGAACGGCTTCCATTGATACCAGTACTCCGGCTGGGTTGAACGCATTTATGAATATTCATATCCAGACTTCGATGGACATATTAGCAATCACCAAGCAGCTGTCTGAAAGCATTGATTTTGACTTTGTGTTCTATGATAGATTTGGAGCCGGGGAATTAGTGAGAGATTATTTGAATATTCCAGGCATTTCTTCATCGCCATCTTTTCTGATTTCAAACCATCAGATGGCTGTCAATCTCTTTCGCCCTGATGCTAAAATACCGTTTCAGCCTAGTGAACAAGTCACGACTTCACTGCATTTCATGAAAGAAAAATTCGGTGTGGCTCCCAAAGAAATGGTTCAATTTATGAACAATTCAGGGGCTTTGAATGTTGTATATACGAGCAAATATTTCCAACCGAGAGGCGAACAGTTTGGGGACGAGCATCTTTTTATTGGTCCCAGCTTCCCAGAGCGCAAAGGGGCTAATTCATTCCCTCTGGACAGACTACAGGGTAAAAAAGTTTTGTATATTTCGATGGGAACGGTTCTGGACCATACTGAAGACTTTTTTAACACCTGTATTGAAGCTTTTTCCGATTTTGAAGGCATCGTCGTGATTGCAGCTGGCGAGAAAGCCGACTTTACGAAAATCAATCCGGCCCCTGAGCACTTTATCATTTCGCCCTATGTTCCTCAATTGGAGGTATTGCGTCATACAGATGTGTTTATTACGCATGGTGGAATGAACAGCGTGAATGAAGGGATTCACTTCAATGTACCCTTGGTCGTTCTACCTCAGGACAAGGATCAGCCAATGGTCGCGCAGCGGTTAACGGAGCTTCAAGCTGGCTATCGAATAACCAGAGACCGTATCCATGTACAATCGTTAAGAGAGGCCGTACATGAAGTGATGTCGAACGCAGCATATAAAGAGGGTGTACAAAAAATAAATGATAGCTTCCAGCAATCTGGAGGTACAGAGGAAGCCCTCGCAAAAATTGATGCATATCTTCAAAAAGAGCTCGCGTAA
- a CDS encoding transketolase translates to MEIQDLKIKAAQIRQDLLTIIHRAKTGHTGGSLSNTDILTALYYEIMNIDVANPKWEERDRFVASKGHSVESLWCILADRGFFPKEELKTYSQFGTRLIGHPNNKVPGIEMNTGALGHGLPISVGMALAAKRDGRSYRVFCLMGDGEQAEGSNWEAAMAGAHYKLDNLVGIIDRNGLQISGTTEEVMGLEPLEEKWAAFGWNVISIDGNSMEELVQTFRNVPEIEGKPTLVLANTIKGKGVSFAEGVPGWHHHVPNDEELERGLTELQQKIDELSGEGQVK, encoded by the coding sequence ATGGAAATCCAAGACTTGAAAATCAAAGCCGCACAAATCCGTCAGGATCTGCTCACCATTATTCATCGTGCCAAAACAGGGCATACGGGAGGCTCGCTGAGCAACACGGACATACTCACCGCTCTGTACTACGAAATCATGAATATTGATGTCGCTAATCCTAAATGGGAGGAGCGCGACCGCTTTGTTGCCAGCAAGGGACATTCCGTCGAATCTTTATGGTGCATTCTGGCAGACCGTGGTTTTTTCCCAAAAGAAGAACTGAAAACCTACAGCCAATTCGGAACCCGTCTGATTGGACATCCGAACAATAAAGTTCCCGGCATTGAGATGAATACAGGCGCATTGGGCCATGGCCTCCCCATCTCAGTCGGGATGGCGCTGGCTGCCAAGCGTGACGGACGATCCTACCGTGTATTCTGTCTGATGGGTGACGGGGAGCAAGCTGAAGGCTCCAACTGGGAAGCTGCTATGGCAGGTGCCCATTACAAACTGGATAATCTTGTCGGTATCATTGACCGCAACGGCCTGCAAATCAGCGGTACAACCGAGGAGGTTATGGGACTTGAGCCACTCGAGGAGAAGTGGGCTGCCTTCGGCTGGAATGTCATCTCCATTGACGGTAACAGCATGGAGGAACTGGTTCAAACATTCCGCAACGTCCCCGAAATTGAAGGCAAACCAACGTTGGTGCTGGCAAACACGATAAAAGGAAAAGGTGTATCCTTTGCCGAGGGTGTTCCAGGATGGCATCACCATGTTCCAAACGATGAAGAGCTTGAACGCGGACTGACTGAACTACAGCAAAAAATAGACGAATTATCCGGGGAAGGACAGGTGAAATAA
- a CDS encoding ABC transporter substrate-binding protein, producing MNRHKWFTGGITLLIAAIILAGCGAPSTGGSKDSAASTSTDSKVLTIANATDIESFDPHNNNNTASEAVLVNVFDYLLKNDSQQKKVPGLATSWEKVNDTTWRFHLREGVTFHNGDPFTAEDVKYTIERVAKDNTLKQNSYFKNIKEVKVVDEHTADIITDGPDPLLLNRLSKMGAGILPSKYIEKNGIEAFLKNPIGTGPYKFSQWIKDDRVVLVKNDKYYEGQPKWDQVVFRSIPEASTRVSELLAGSVDIASGIPSTDVARIQGEDGKKIVKAPIQRVLQLILRQSQGSVTANPKVREAIDLAIDKKGIVDSIAGGAGIVTRTSVTPGNFGADPSLYEKTLYDPAKAKELLQQAGYAGAGPELTLSVSSIYKEYAEVVAAMLNKEGFKIKLDVLEPSAFSERYSSKSFKEMFMIGIGNSLFDASNNYNRYLLEEAKGETDYNNPKVEKLLQHALTNLDTASREKEYQQVQQILAEDRPAVYLFQMEGIYGTGNGVNFQPRSDEMFYAEDIASAK from the coding sequence ATGAACAGACACAAGTGGTTTACAGGCGGGATCACATTACTGATTGCAGCGATTATTCTGGCAGGCTGCGGTGCTCCATCCACAGGCGGCAGCAAAGATAGTGCAGCATCGACATCGACTGACAGTAAAGTGCTGACGATTGCGAATGCTACGGATATTGAGAGTTTTGATCCACATAACAATAACAATACGGCGAGTGAAGCCGTTCTGGTTAACGTATTTGACTACTTGCTGAAAAATGATAGTCAGCAGAAGAAAGTACCTGGGCTCGCTACTTCCTGGGAAAAAGTAAATGATACAACTTGGCGTTTTCACTTGCGCGAAGGGGTTACCTTCCATAACGGGGATCCATTCACGGCGGAAGATGTGAAGTACACGATAGAAAGAGTGGCAAAGGATAACACGCTCAAACAAAATTCCTATTTTAAAAACATTAAAGAAGTAAAAGTGGTGGATGAACATACAGCAGACATCATCACGGACGGACCGGACCCGCTGCTGCTGAATCGTTTGTCCAAAATGGGAGCAGGGATATTACCTTCCAAGTATATTGAGAAAAATGGGATCGAGGCATTCCTTAAAAATCCAATCGGTACAGGCCCTTATAAATTTAGTCAATGGATTAAGGATGACCGGGTGGTACTCGTTAAAAATGATAAATATTATGAAGGTCAGCCGAAATGGGATCAGGTTGTTTTTCGCTCCATTCCAGAAGCCTCTACGCGTGTGTCTGAACTACTCGCAGGCTCGGTTGACATTGCTTCCGGCATTCCGTCCACCGATGTAGCACGTATTCAAGGCGAAGACGGTAAAAAAATCGTCAAGGCACCGATTCAGCGAGTGCTGCAATTGATTTTGCGTCAAAGCCAAGGAAGTGTTACGGCTAACCCGAAAGTGAGAGAGGCGATAGACCTTGCAATCGATAAAAAGGGGATCGTGGACAGCATTGCAGGCGGTGCCGGGATCGTAACTCGCACTTCTGTTACGCCGGGCAACTTTGGTGCCGATCCTTCCCTGTATGAGAAGACCTTATATGATCCGGCTAAAGCCAAAGAACTGCTGCAGCAAGCCGGTTATGCTGGCGCAGGCCCGGAATTAACCTTGTCGGTATCCTCAATATACAAGGAGTATGCTGAGGTTGTAGCCGCCATGTTAAATAAAGAAGGTTTCAAAATTAAGCTGGACGTGCTGGAGCCAAGTGCTTTCAGTGAGCGTTACAGTTCCAAATCGTTCAAGGAAATGTTTATGATCGGCATTGGTAATTCCCTGTTCGATGCTTCCAATAACTATAATCGTTACCTGCTGGAAGAGGCTAAAGGCGAAACGGATTATAACAATCCAAAGGTAGAGAAGCTGCTGCAGCATGCTCTGACAAATCTGGATACAGCCTCGCGTGAAAAAGAGTATCAGCAAGTGCAACAGATTTTGGCTGAAGACCGTCCGGCCGTCTACCTGTTCCAAATGGAAGGGATTTATGGCACTGGTAACGGCGTGAATTTCCAGCCGAGAAGTGATGAAATGTTCTATGCAGAGGATATTGCATCTGCAAAATAA
- a CDS encoding ABC transporter permease — protein sequence MKTYIAKSLLQVIPVLLIVSLIVFILVRVTGDPVALMLPETATAEDRAVLTQALGLDQPLYTQYIKFIGSALQGDFGTSFRYGESALPLVLERLPASFELAVAAMIFAVIIAVPLGVISAVKRNTFMDLIISSLSVVGKAMPNFWMGIMLILLFSVMLGMLPVSGRGGMEHLILPAFTLGVGLSAQMTRLIRSSMLDILNQDYIRTARSKGIFEIVVIGKHAFRNGLIPVVTIMSLQFTSLIGGTLITETVFAWPGLGQLLVVAVNTHDMAIVQAAVFVIALIVVISNILTDIVYRLLDPRIKYN from the coding sequence TTGAAAACTTATATCGCCAAATCGCTGCTGCAGGTGATTCCTGTACTGCTGATTGTCTCTCTGATTGTATTCATCCTGGTGAGGGTAACCGGCGACCCAGTAGCCCTTATGCTGCCGGAGACCGCTACAGCCGAGGATCGTGCAGTATTGACACAAGCGCTCGGACTGGATCAGCCATTATATACGCAATACATTAAATTTATTGGCAGTGCCTTACAGGGCGATTTTGGCACCTCGTTTCGCTATGGTGAATCGGCTTTGCCCTTAGTGCTGGAACGGCTGCCTGCCAGCTTTGAATTGGCAGTAGCCGCCATGATTTTTGCGGTCATCATCGCAGTGCCACTGGGCGTCATCTCGGCAGTTAAGCGGAATACCTTTATGGATTTAATCATTTCCAGTTTGTCTGTCGTCGGCAAGGCCATGCCTAACTTTTGGATGGGGATTATGCTCATTTTGTTATTCTCCGTCATGTTGGGGATGCTTCCCGTGTCTGGCCGGGGCGGGATGGAGCATTTAATACTTCCAGCCTTTACGCTGGGTGTCGGTCTTTCTGCACAAATGACCCGACTCATTCGCTCCAGTATGCTGGATATTTTGAATCAGGACTATATACGGACAGCACGAAGTAAAGGGATTTTTGAGATTGTAGTGATCGGAAAACACGCTTTTCGCAATGGATTAATTCCGGTTGTCACCATCATGAGCTTGCAATTTACAAGCTTGATCGGCGGAACACTGATTACCGAGACGGTATTTGCATGGCCGGGCTTGGGGCAGTTGCTTGTTGTCGCAGTGAATACACACGACATGGCTATTGTTCAGGCCGCTGTATTTGTGATCGCCTTGATTGTCGTCATCAGCAATATTTTAACGGATATCGTTTATCGATTGCTTGATCCCAGAATTAAATACAACTAG
- a CDS encoding LacI family DNA-binding transcriptional regulator: MKMEDIAQMANVSKSAVSLAFSGKPGISPETREHILQIAHQVGYMPKSRASHQKKGDKALLFLVCTSSGIVFEQYDQQPFFKSLIYFIEENCRQKGYKLIFSTVNVEFFEEEIKHVFEEKYSDGAIVLGTNLTRWQIEEIHHIMPNLVVLDTCFDTLPVQFIGINNRIGAYQAGAHLCQLGHTSIGYIASNVRIHNFEERQRGFMEALEEFQIDIPTSRRLSVAPTILSSQESLKKQLTEYLSDDRQLPTAWFCECDYIAISAIKTLTEMGIKVPEECSVIGFDNINESLIITPELTTIHVEKERMAELAVDLLTRAIETGPKMQSKITVDTRFVERKSCAPPSPRDLNN; encoded by the coding sequence ATGAAAATGGAAGATATCGCCCAAATGGCTAATGTTTCTAAATCGGCTGTTTCTCTTGCTTTTAGTGGTAAGCCGGGGATTAGTCCTGAAACACGAGAGCATATACTTCAAATCGCTCATCAAGTTGGTTACATGCCGAAGAGCCGAGCCTCACATCAGAAGAAAGGCGATAAAGCGTTGCTGTTTCTAGTGTGTACTAGCTCCGGTATTGTTTTTGAGCAATATGATCAACAGCCCTTTTTTAAGTCACTGATCTATTTCATAGAAGAAAACTGCCGCCAAAAAGGTTATAAACTAATTTTTTCGACAGTAAATGTAGAATTTTTTGAAGAAGAAATTAAACATGTGTTTGAGGAAAAATATAGTGATGGTGCCATTGTTCTCGGAACAAATTTGACACGCTGGCAGATCGAAGAAATACATCATATCATGCCTAATTTGGTTGTACTGGATACTTGTTTTGACACGTTGCCCGTACAATTTATCGGTATTAATAACCGTATAGGAGCTTACCAGGCAGGAGCACATTTATGCCAACTTGGTCATACTTCAATAGGTTATATTGCTTCAAATGTACGTATTCATAATTTTGAGGAGCGGCAGCGAGGATTTATGGAGGCATTAGAGGAATTTCAGATCGATATCCCCACATCTCGGCGTTTGTCGGTGGCCCCAACCATTCTAAGCTCACAGGAATCGCTTAAAAAACAATTGACTGAATATTTGAGTGATGATCGACAACTTCCGACGGCGTGGTTTTGTGAATGTGACTACATTGCGATAAGTGCGATTAAAACATTAACCGAGATGGGGATTAAAGTGCCCGAGGAATGCTCAGTTATAGGGTTCGACAATATTAATGAATCATTAATTATTACTCCAGAGTTGACAACGATCCATGTTGAGAAAGAGCGAATGGCTGAGCTTGCCGTCGATCTGTTGACTAGAGCCATCGAAACAGGCCCTAAAATGCAATCTAAAATTACAGTCGATACCCGGTTTGTAGAGCGTAAATCGTGTGCGCCTCCTAGCCCACGAGATTTGAATAATTAA
- a CDS encoding L-fucose/L-arabinose isomerase family protein, with the protein MKKLKLGYAPTRRFTFSAEDAFRYKVAIRKQIESFGMNIDIVDLEGLNEEGLLYDDHINADLIIKRFKEEEVDAVFFPHCNFGTEDTVARVGKALGKPVLLWGPRDEAPLADGMRLRDTQCGLFASGKVLRRFNVPFTYITNSRVTDPVFERGFNNFISAANVVRQFNRLRILQIGPRPASFWTMICNEGELLERFGIEIHPITLVDIQLRSKKIASGSSAELSEAIDYIKEKLDYSEVTEDDVRRIAALKVAMKSYAVETGSTAIAIQCWSALQEAMGIMPCLANAILTDEQIPVTCETDIHGAITSVMVQAAAMNELPTFFADITVRHPENDNGELLFHCGNFPVSMSIENKPKLRKHFLFDDHAPGTHEGEIKGGGMTIARFDGDHGEYSIFLGKAKGIEGPYTRGSYVWVEVNDWPLWEEKLVKGPYVHHSVGIHANVIPALYEACNYLPGVKADPVDPTEQEIQRWLRGSDLTVTKSNILV; encoded by the coding sequence ATGAAAAAGCTGAAACTGGGTTATGCACCTACACGACGATTTACCTTCAGTGCTGAGGATGCATTCCGCTACAAAGTTGCCATTCGCAAACAAATCGAGAGCTTCGGGATGAACATTGATATTGTGGATTTGGAAGGGCTTAATGAAGAAGGATTGCTATACGACGATCATATTAACGCTGACTTGATTATCAAACGTTTTAAGGAAGAGGAAGTCGACGCCGTTTTCTTCCCCCATTGCAATTTTGGAACTGAGGATACGGTTGCCCGTGTGGGCAAGGCGCTTGGCAAGCCGGTTCTATTGTGGGGTCCACGTGATGAGGCCCCTTTGGCCGACGGCATGAGATTGCGGGATACCCAGTGTGGATTGTTCGCCAGCGGAAAAGTGCTTCGCCGCTTTAATGTCCCATTTACCTATATAACCAACAGTCGTGTGACTGATCCGGTATTTGAACGAGGGTTTAACAACTTTATCTCTGCCGCCAATGTAGTACGACAGTTCAATAGGTTACGGATTCTCCAGATTGGCCCTCGCCCCGCTTCCTTTTGGACCATGATCTGCAATGAAGGAGAACTGTTGGAACGATTCGGTATTGAAATCCATCCGATTACGCTGGTAGATATTCAGCTTCGTTCCAAGAAAATTGCATCCGGGAGCAGTGCTGAACTTTCCGAAGCGATTGATTACATCAAAGAGAAGCTGGATTACAGTGAAGTCACCGAAGATGATGTCAGACGAATCGCTGCACTTAAAGTAGCCATGAAATCCTATGCTGTCGAAACGGGAAGCACAGCCATCGCCATCCAATGCTGGTCCGCCCTTCAGGAAGCCATGGGAATTATGCCTTGCCTGGCAAATGCCATTTTGACAGATGAACAAATTCCGGTCACCTGCGAAACTGATATTCACGGAGCTATTACTTCGGTTATGGTACAAGCGGCTGCGATGAACGAACTGCCGACCTTTTTTGCTGATATTACGGTACGCCACCCTGAGAATGACAATGGAGAACTTCTATTCCACTGCGGGAATTTCCCAGTATCCATGTCCATTGAGAACAAACCCAAGCTGCGCAAGCACTTCCTGTTCGATGATCACGCGCCAGGCACACATGAAGGAGAAATTAAAGGCGGCGGCATGACCATCGCTCGTTTTGATGGTGACCACGGGGAGTATTCCATTTTCCTCGGCAAAGCGAAAGGGATTGAGGGACCTTATACCCGCGGCTCGTATGTTTGGGTAGAAGTCAACGACTGGCCGTTATGGGAAGAAAAGCTCGTCAAAGGTCCTTACGTCCACCACTCTGTTGGCATTCACGCTAACGTCATCCCGGCTCTCTACGAGGCCTGCAATTACCTTCCAGGCGTCAAGGCAGACCCGGTAGATCCTACCGAACAGGAGATCCAACGCTGGTTGCGCGGCTCCGATCTCACTGTCACTAAGTCGAACATTCTGGTTTAA
- a CDS encoding ABC transporter permease, with translation MAGINPIQALGSDPDNPKQTLRLSAIGRVWKQLLRSKTGTVGAVLILLVSLTALFAPLLATHNPADIDPLNRLKPPIWLAGGVSEHWLGTDNLGRDMWSRIVYGARVSLIVGIGAVLVSGTIGAILGLLAGFYGKWVDAVIMRVADAFLAIPAILLMLVVLAVVGPGMTTLIFVIGVTNWVAYTRVVRGEVLSIKERDFVKAAKAIGSKNSRILLKHILPNVLSSFIVISGMNVATTIIMEASLSFLGLGITPPAVSWGGMLSDGRQYVATSWWVATFPGLAITITVLGVIFLGDWLRDVLDPHMKAKE, from the coding sequence GTGGCAGGCATCAATCCTATACAAGCCCTTGGCTCGGACCCGGACAACCCAAAGCAAACCCTTCGGCTGTCAGCTATTGGGCGCGTGTGGAAGCAACTGTTACGAAGTAAAACCGGAACGGTCGGTGCGGTACTGATACTGCTCGTTAGCTTAACAGCTCTATTTGCACCTCTTTTGGCCACTCACAATCCTGCGGATATTGACCCGCTTAACCGACTGAAACCACCCATATGGCTGGCAGGTGGAGTGTCAGAGCATTGGCTTGGTACAGATAATCTGGGGCGGGATATGTGGAGCCGTATCGTGTACGGGGCCAGAGTTTCGCTTATCGTCGGTATCGGTGCAGTTCTGGTCTCAGGCACGATTGGCGCGATCCTCGGACTTCTTGCCGGTTTTTATGGCAAATGGGTGGATGCCGTGATTATGAGAGTTGCCGATGCATTTTTGGCTATTCCGGCCATTCTGCTGATGCTGGTCGTCTTGGCCGTGGTAGGGCCTGGCATGACTACACTTATTTTTGTTATTGGCGTTACGAATTGGGTTGCTTATACAAGGGTGGTCCGGGGCGAGGTATTGAGTATCAAGGAACGGGACTTCGTCAAGGCAGCCAAGGCGATTGGCTCCAAAAATAGCAGGATTCTGTTGAAGCACATTTTACCCAATGTCCTGTCTTCGTTCATTGTGATTTCCGGCATGAATGTGGCGACAACGATTATTATGGAAGCTTCGCTTAGTTTTCTCGGATTGGGGATCACACCACCGGCCGTGTCCTGGGGCGGTATGCTGAGCGATGGCAGACAATATGTAGCTACAAGCTGGTGGGTGGCAACGTTTCCCGGTCTGGCGATTACCATCACGGTCCTGGGCGTTATTTTCCTCGGTGACTGGCTTCGCGACGTGTTAGATCCCCACATGAAGGCGAAAGAATAA